The Alkalihalobacillus sp. TS-13 genomic interval TATGATGAATTTCAAGAAGGGTTGTTTGTCATAGAAAACCAAAGTGAATATCATGCGAGAACGCAATCCGCCAAAGAAGCAGGTCTTGACTTGATTGCACAGGAGTTTGTCGATGTCGGAAGGAACGGATATGTGACGGTTGTAGTATATATGGATGGGGATCAGACAGTCAGAGGGGCTCTGGCTGGACAAAGGTTGGAAATCTATCCACCCAAAGCTGGTACGACATGTCTCGTTGAATCGATCGAAGCCCCTGAATTGACTGATCGTGCGGTGGCGGTCTTAAAGGCATTTTCGTATGAAGGAATTGCCGAATGTGAGTTTATTTATGATCAGAACGATGGTGAATTCAAGCTTTTGGATATCAATACGAGACCTTGGAAATGGATCGGCTTACCGATTAATGCTGGAATCAATTTACCGTATCTCCTTTATTCATATGTGAATGGACATCCGCAGTCCAATATTGAAGCAGAGATCGGGAAGAAATGGGTCTATCTTAAAGACTATCTGAAATTGAAAGAGGACAATCAGGGGCTGTTTGAAGGAGATGTCCTGACAAAAGAAGAGTGGATGGACATCATTCTTAAACGCTTTGACGAAAGTAAGTTGATCACTACTGCAGTAGAATCACTTGATGATCCGGAACCGACCTATCAACAATTACAAAATTCTTTTGCTAAACGGTCATATTACTGCCCGTGTTAAACAGAAAACCAGAATAACCTCAGTTCATAAGACCAATTTGAAGCCAGTCAAGCAGCTGGCTTTTTTTCTTTGGATCAAAGAAAGGGAATACAAACCTCTAATAGGAATATCTCATCTAATCCTACGTAATAAAGAACCATAATACTTCTCATCATTCAGTTTTAGACGCATAATCCTGCTGAGGAATGCACAAATTCGGTAAATGCTTAGGATCTTCCGCTTTTGTAAGATCGAAATGACCGCGGAAATCTAGAAGAAAGCATGCTTTCAAGAATGGAGTTCGTCTTGAAAGAACCATTTGAAAAAGTGCTTGCAAATTATGATCCATTAATCAAAACAATGATCAGAAGGTATTCCCATAGCCTGGAATTCGATGAATCATATCAGATCGGCAGGATCGCCCTTTGGGAAGCCTATAAACGTTTTGATCCAGACAAGGGGGCGTTCCCCGCTTATGCTCAACGTTACCTTTCTGGTAGATTCCTGCAAATAATGAATAAGAAATATGTGATCATGGTCCATGCAGAAGAGCACACTTTAGAAGAAAATAATTCGTTTGTTGTTCCTTATCTAGATGACCTTATCGTTAATGACTATTTACAGAATCTATCTGAGCGGGAACGACTATATGTCAACGAAATTATTTTGAAACAGGGAAGCATGAAAGAGTTAGCGCGTATCGAAAGAGTGTCATATGAGACTGTCCGCTCGTGGCGGAAGAATGCTTTGGTTAAATTACGGATAAAAGGAACAGCCATGAAAAAAGATAAGTAAAACAAATAGAGGCTGTCCTTCTGGAGGCAGCCCCTTAAATACTTAATTATGTTTGTTGATTTTTGGAAATTCACTCCCTTTCCGCGGGCAATCGAAAAGCGGAAGCGACCCGTTCAGTCACGAAGGTCACTGGAGGACTGACGAGGAAGCTGTCGC includes:
- a CDS encoding sigma-70 family RNA polymerase sigma factor, with protein sequence MEFVLKEPFEKVLANYDPLIKTMIRRYSHSLEFDESYQIGRIALWEAYKRFDPDKGAFPAYAQRYLSGRFLQIMNKKYVIMVHAEEHTLEENNSFVVPYLDDLIVNDYLQNLSERERLYVNEIILKQGSMKELARIERVSYETVRSWRKNALVKLRIKGTAMKKDK